In Alosa sapidissima isolate fAloSap1 chromosome 11, fAloSap1.pri, whole genome shotgun sequence, a single window of DNA contains:
- the LOC121723730 gene encoding uncharacterized protein LOC121723730 isoform X29: MACHVTGRSAYPDNWRSVVGQRSPGQWHQGDCGSPQYYKVDPKDCRGFLGVQDNNDPPKSEVMAFLKGKALECLRDLSVEDRCSAYLCWQLTALLCQMNGNVTGNDIAELLLCKETAKLRQEEESTVYDLVDIDGKAKRRAKGTLSVKAVDVSKPGDWSAASQRFRQLLCAGRAKEALEYAVQKALWGHAFRLASRMGTTELQRVVARFADSMEEGDPLRTLYQIESGRIPDVATRCGENWYTHLASVLTAVCPKDLRITTAKMMGESLRSKGMMEASHFCFVAAQIQVGTLYKVPLKVEIDPDQRTPLVLEATKVPLAFKKEVTAAKAEDPTLADMEASVPISAGPAQVPIPAPMTITVPLGKVKQSYADHYHLNNETGQCIKTTLSAQEVKAVSPAPDVEAAQSQSLIEQKLLKPAADSVTGTPSLRGVNTVDPGKMEAVSPPVTAAFTKDDAPSFKQEETAATAEVPPLADMEASVPISAGPAQVPIPAPMTITVPLGKVKQSYADHYHLNRPRRRYVDVFATSELTVQVAPPNMLDLMAPMAIPDLIEHQDETGQCIKKTLSAQEVKAVSPAPDVEAAQSQPLIEQKLLEPAADSVTGTPSLRGVNTVDPGKMEAVSPPVTAASTKDDAPSFKQEVMVATAEVPPLADMEASVPISAGPAQVPIPAPMTITVPLGKVKQSYADHYHLNNETGQCIKTTLPAQEVKAVSPAPDVEAAQSQPLIEQKLLEPAADSVTGTPSLRGVNTVDPGKMEAVSPPVTAASTKDDAPSFKQERAATAEDPPLADMEASMPASAGPAQVPIPAPMTITVPLGKVKQSYADHDHLNRPRGRYVDVFATSELTVQVAPPNMLDLMAPMAIPDLIEHQDETGQCIKTTLSAQEVMAVSPAPDVEAAQSQPLIEQKLLEPAADSVTGTPSLRGVNTVDPGKMEAVSPPVTAASTKDDAPSFKQEVMVATAEVPPLAYMEASVPISAGPAQVPIPAPMTITITLGKVKQSYADHYHLNNETGQCIKTTLPSQEVKAVSPALDVEAAQSQPLIEQKLLEPAADSVTGTPSLRGVNTVDPGKMEAVSPPVTAASTKDDAPSFKQEVMVATAEVPPLAYMEASVPISAGPAQVPIPAPMTITITLGKVKQSYADHYHLNNETGQCIKMTLPSQEVKAVSPAPDVEAAQSQPLIEQKLLEPAADSVTGTPSLRGVNTVDPGKMEAVSPPVTAASTKDDAPSFKQEVMVATAEVPPLAYMEASVPISAGPAQVPIPAPMTITITLGKVKQSYADHYHLNNETGQCIKTTLPAQEVKAVSPAPDVEAAQSQPLIEQKLLEPAADSVTGTPSLRGVNTVDPGKMEAVSPPVTAASTKDDAPSFKQERAATAEDPPLADMEASMPASAGPAQVPIPAPMTITVPLGKVKQSYADHDHLNRPRGRYVDVFATSELTVQVAPPNMLDVMAPMAIPDLIEHQDETGQCIKTTLSAQEVKAVSPAPDVEAAQSQPLIEQKLLEPAADSVTGTPSLRGVNTVDPGKMEAVSPPVTAASTKDDAPSFKQEVMVATAEVPPLAYMEASVPISAGPAQVPIPAPMTITITLGKVKQSYADHYHLNNETGQCIKTTLPSQEVKAVSPAPDVEAAQSQPLIEQKLLEPAADSVTGTPSLRGVNTVDPGKMEAVSPPVTAASTKDDAPSFKQEVMVATAEVPPLADMEASVPISAGPAQVPIPAPMTITVPLGKVKQSYADHYHLNNETGQCIKTTLPAQEVKAVSPAPDVEAAQSQPLIEQKLLEPAADSVTGTPSLRGVNTVDPGKMEAVSPPVTAASTKDDAPSFKEVMVATAEVPPLADMEASVPISAGPAQVPIPAPMTITVTLGKVKQSYADHYHLNNETGQCIKTTLPAQEVKAVSPAPDVEAAQSQPLIEQKLLEPAADSVTGTPSLRGVNTVDPGKMEPVSPPVTAASTKDDAPSFKQEETAATAEDPPLADMEAPQLQTLIDPLPVNTPKQPHVAPGSMKAVSLQVKTACTKNDELSFKRYCRGWLSWIIPRKKEAHLPDDKNKSIFWDESKQKWVDRNEPEEKTKAVPPPPMGPPLMPPRNTGSPTGSGGPSTALSTNGPPVNMFRRIGNKNRYVDIMKPSGDNTKPLESFVSPSMLTLWTPVVKTNIFNPAQVSAGDMVESVTQPCPPLAELSRPPTETETVHDPA, from the exons GTCTACGATTTGGTAGATATAGATGGCAAGGCAAAGCGTAGGGCTAAGGGGACCCTTAGTGTAAAGGCTGTAGATGTCAGCAAACCTGGCGACTGGAGCGCCGCATCACAGCGCTTCAGGCAGTTGCTCTGTGCTGGCAGGGCAAAG GAGGCACTGGAATACGCTGTCCAGAAGGCGTTGTGGGGCCATGCCTTTCGACTGGCAAGCAGGATGGGCACCACAGAACTGCAAAGAGTTGTGGCAAG ATTTGCTGATTCTATGGAGGAGGGTGATCCCCTGAGGACTCTATATCAGATAGAGTCTGGAAGAATACCAGACGTTGCCACG CGTTGTGGTGAAAACTGGTACACTCATCTGGCCTCTGTTTTGACTGCGGTGTGTCCGAAAGATCTACGGATCACAACAGCAAAAATGATGGGAGAAAGCTTGA GATCGAAGGGCATGATGGAAGCATcccatttttgttttgtggcTGCTCAGATCCAGGTGGGCACACTATATAAAGTGCCATTAAAAGTTGAAATTGACCCTGACCAAAG AACTCCTCTTGTTCTAGAAGCAACGAAGGTTCCACTAGCTTTCAAG AAGGAGGTGACGGCGGCAAAAGCCGAAGATCCTACTCTCGCTGACATGGAGGCTTCAGTGCCTATCTCTGCAGGGCCAGCACAAGTGCCCATCCCAGCACCAATGACCATTACCGTCCCATTGGGAAAAGTGAAGCAGTCATATGCTGACCACTATCATCTGaata ATGAGACTGGACAGTGCATAAAAACGACTCTGTCTGCTCAG GAGGTGAAGGCTGTCTCTCCTGCTCCTGATGTGGAGGCTGCTCAATCACAGTCTCTGATAGAGCAGAAGCTTCTGAAACCAGCTGCTGATAGTGTCACTGGCACTCCATCACTCAGAGGAGTGAACACTGTGGATCCTGGCAAGATGGAGGCAGTGAGTCCTCCAGTAACAGCTGCCTTCACTAAGGATGACGCACCATCCTTTAAG CAGGAGGAgacagcagcaacagctgaagTTCCTCCTCTCGCTGACATGGAGGCTTCAGTGCCCATCTCTGCAGGGCCAGCACAAGTGCCCATCCCAGCACCAATGACCATTACCGTCCCATTGGGAAAAGTGAAGCAGTCATATGCTGACCACTATCATCTGaata GGCCCAGGCGGAGGTATGTGGATGTATTTGCAACATCAGAGCTGACAGTGCAAGTCGCCCCACCCAACATGCTGGACCTCATGGCACCAATGGCCATTCCTGACCTCATAGAACATCAAG ATGAGACTGGACAGTGCATAAAAAAGACTCTGTCTGCTCAG GAGGTGAAGGCTGTCTCTCCTGCTCCTGATGTGGAGGCTGCCCAGTCACAGCCTCTGATTGAGCAGAAGCTTCTGGAACCAGCTGCTGATAGTGTCACTGGCACTCCATCACTCAGAGGAGTGAACACTGTGGATCCTGGCAAGATGGAGGCAGTGAGTCCTCCAGTAACAGCTGCCTCCACTAAGGATGATGCACCATCCTTTAAG CAGGAGGTGATGGTGGCAACTGCTGAAGTTCCTCCTCTCGCTGACATGGAGGCTTCAGTGCCCATCTCTGCAGGGCCAGCACAAGTGCCCATCCCAGCACCAATGACCATTACCGTCCCATTGGGAAAAGTGAAGCAGTCATATGCTGACCACTATCATCTGaata ATGAGACTGGACAGTGCATAAAAACGACTCTGCCTGCTCAG GAGGTGAAGGCTGTCTCTCCTGCTCCTGATGTGGAAGCTGCCCAGTCACAGCCTCTGATAGAGCAGAAGCTTCTGGAACCAGCTGCTGATAGTGTCACTGGCACTCCATCACTCAGAGGAGTGAACACTGTGGATCCTGGCAAGATGGAGGCAGTGAGTCCTCCAGTAACAGCTGCTTCCACCAAGGATGACGCACCATCCTTTAAG caggagagagcagcAACAGCCGAAGATCCTCCTCTCGCTGACATGGAGGCTTCAATGCCCGCCTCTGCAGGGCCAGCACAAGTGCCCATCCCAGCACCAATGACCATTACCGTCCCATTGGGAAAAGTGAAGCAGTCATATGCTGACCACGATCATCTGaata GGCCCAGGGGGAGGTATGTGGATGTATTTGCAACATCAGAGCTGACAGTGCAAGTCGCTCCACCCAACATGCTGGACCTCATGGCACCAATGGCCATTCCTGACCTCATAGAACATCAAG ATGAGACTGGACAGTGCATAAAAACGACTCTGTCTGCTCAG GAGGTGATGGCTGTCTCTCCTGCTCCTGATGTGGAGGCTGCTCAATCACAGCCTCTGATAGAGCAGAAGCTTCTGGAACCAGCTGCTGATAGTGTCACTGGCACTCCATCACTCAGAGGAGTGAACACTGTGGATCCTGGCAAGATGGAGGCAGTGAGTCCTCCAGTAACAGCTGCCTCCACTAAGGATGATGCACCATCCTTTAAG CAGGAGGTGATGGTGGCAACTGCTGAAGTTCCTCCTCTCGCTTACATGGAGGCTTCAGTGCCCATCTCTGCAGGGCCAGCACAAGTGCCCATCCCAGCACCAATGACCATTACCATCACATTGGGAAAAGTGAAGCAGTCATATGCTGACCACTATCATCTGaata ATGAGACTGGACAGTGCATAAAAACGACTCTGCCTTCTCAG GAGGTGAAGGCTGTCTCTCCTGCTCTTGATGTGGAGGCTGCCCAGTCACAGCCTCTGATAGAGCAGAAGCTTCTGGAACCAGCTGCTGATAGTGTCACTGGCACTCCATCACTCAGAGGAGTGAACACTGTGGATCCTGGCAAGATGGAGGCAGTGAGTCCTCCAGTAACAGCTGCCTCCACTAAGGATGATGCACCATCCTTTAAG CAGGAGGTGATGGTGGCAACTGCTGAAGTTCCTCCTCTCGCTTACATGGAGGCTTCAGTGCCCATCTCTGCAGGGCCAGCACAAGTGCCCATCCCAGCACCAATGACCATTACCATCACATTGGGAAAAGTGAAGCAGTCATATGCTGACCACTATCATCTGaata ATGAGACTGGACAGTGCATAAAAATGACTCTGCCTTCTCAG GAGGTGAAGGCTGTCTCTCCTGCTCCTGATGTGGAGGCTGCCCAGTCACAGCCTCTGATAGAGCAGAAGCTTCTGGAACCAGCTGCTGATAGTGTCACTGGCACTCCATCACTCAGAGGAGTGAACACTGTGGATCCTGGCAAGATGGAGGCAGTGAGTCCTCCAGTAACAGCTGCCTCCACTAAGGATGATGCACCATCCTTTAAG CAGGAGGTGATGGTGGCAACTGCTGAAGTTCCTCCTCTCGCTTACATGGAGGCTTCAGTGCCCATCTCTGCAGGGCCAGCACAAGTGCCCATCCCAGCACCAATGACCATTACCATCACATTGGGAAAAGTGAAGCAGTCATATGCTGACCACTATCATCTGaata ATGAGACTGGACAGTGCATAAAAACGACTCTGCCTGCTCAG GAGGTGAAGGCTGTCTCTCCTGCTCCTGATGTGGAAGCTGCCCAGTCACAGCCTCTGATAGAGCAGAAGCTTCTGGAACCAGCTGCTGATAGTGTCACTGGCACTCCATCACTCAGAGGAGTGAACACTGTGGATCCTGGCAAGATGGAGGCAGTGAGTCCTCCAGTAACAGCTGCTTCCACCAAGGATGACGCACCATCCTTTAAG caggagagagcagcAACAGCCGAAGATCCTCCTCTCGCTGACATGGAGGCTTCAATGCCCGCCTCTGCAGGGCCAGCACAAGTGCCCATCCCAGCACCAATGACCATTACCGTCCCATTGGGAAAAGTGAAGCAGTCATATGCTGACCACGATCATCTGaata GGCCCAGGGGGAGGTATGTGGATGTATTTGCAACATCAGAGCTGACAGTGCAAGTCGCCCCACCCAACATGCTGGACGTCATGGCACCAATGGCCATTCCTGACCTCATAGAACATCAAG ATGAGACTGGACAGTGCATAAAAACGACTCTGTCTGCTCAG GAGGTGAAGGCTGTCTCTCCTGCTCCTGATGTGGAGGCTGCTCAATCACAGCCTCTGATAGAGCAGAAGCTTCTGGAACCAGCTGCTGATAGTGTCACTGGCACTCCATCACTCAGAGGAGTGAACACTGTGGATCCTGGCAAGATGGAGGCAGTGAGTCCTCCAGTAACAGCTGCCTCCACTAAGGATGATGCACCATCCTTTAAG CAGGAGGTGATGGTGGCAACTGCTGAAGTTCCTCCTCTCGCTTACATGGAGGCTTCAGTGCCCATCTCTGCAGGGCCAGCACAAGTGCCCATCCCAGCACCAATGACCATTACCATCACATTGGGAAAAGTGAAGCAGTCATATGCTGACCACTATCATCTGaata ATGAGACTGGACAGTGCATAAAAACGACTCTGCCTTCTCAG GAGGTGAAGGCTGTCTCTCCTGCTCCTGATGTGGAGGCTGCCCAGTCACAGCCTCTGATAGAGCAGAAGCTTCTGGAACCAGCTGCTGATAGTGTCACTGGCACTCCATCACTCAGAGGAGTGAACACTGTGGATCCTGGCAAGATGGAGGCAGTGAGTCCTCCAGTAACAGCTGCCTCCACTAAGGATGATGCACCATCCTTTAAG CAGGAGGTGATGGTGGCAACTGCTGAAGTTCCTCCTCTCGCTGACATGGAGGCTTCAGTGCCCATCTCTGCAGGGCCAGCACAAGTGCCCATCCCAGCACCAATGACCATTACCGTCCCATTGGGAAAAGTGAAGCAGTCATATGCTGACCACTATCATCTGaata ATGAGACTGGACAGTGCATAAAAACGACTCTGCCTGCTCAG GAGGTGAAGGCTGTCTCTCCTGCTCCTGATGTGGAAGCTGCCCAGTCACAGCCTCTGATAGAGCAGAAGCTTCTGGAACCAGCTGCTGATAGTGTCACTGGCACTCCATCACTCAGAGGAGTGAACACTGTGGATCCTGGCAAGATGGAGGCAGTGAGTCCTCCAGTAACAGCTGCTTCCACCAAGGATGACGCACCATCCTTTAAG GAGGTGATGGTGGCAACTGCTGAAGTTCCTCCTCTCGCTGACATGGAGGCTTCAGTGCCCATCTCTGCAGGGCCAGCACAAGTGCCCATCCCAGCACCAATGACCATTACCGTCACATTGGGAAAAGTGAAGCAGTCATATGCTGACCACTATCATCTGaata ATGAGACTGGACAGTGCATAAAAACGACTCTGCCTGCTCAG GAGGTGAAGGCTGTCTCTCCTGCTCCTGATGTGGAGGCTGCCCAGTCACAGCCTCTGATAGAGCAGAAGCTTCTGGAACCAGCTGCTGATAGTGTCACTGGCACTCCATCACTCAGAGGAGTGAACACTGTGGATCCTGGCAAGATGGAGCCAGTGAGTCCTCCAGTAACAGCTGCTTCCACCAAGGATGACGCACCATCCTTTAAG CAGGAGGAGACAGCAGCAACTGCCGAAGATCCTCCTCTCGCTGACATGGAGGCTCCACAGTTACAGACTCTCATTGATCCGTTGCCGGTGAATACTCCGAAGCAGCCTCATGTTGCTCCTGGCAGCATGAAGGCAGTGAGTCTTCAAGTGAAGACTGCTTGCACCAAGAATGACGAACTATCCTTTAAG AGATATTGTAGGGGTTGGCTCTCGTGGATAATTCCTCGAAAGAAAGAAGCTCATCTCCCTGATGACAAAAACAAATCT ATTTTTTGGGATGAGTCTAAACAAAAATGGGTGGATCGGAATGAACCAGAGGAAAAG ACCAAAGCcgtcccaccaccacccatgggCCCTCCACTGATGCCCCCCAGGAACACAGGCAGTCCAACAGGAAGTGGTGGTCCATCTACTGCACTCTCCACCAATGGACCACCAGTCAACATGTTCCGAAGAATTG GAAATAAGAACCGATATGTTGACATCATGAAACCAAGTGGAGACAACACTAAGCCTTTGGAGTCTTTCGTTTCACCAAGCATGCTGACCCTGTGGACTCCTGTGGTCAAGACAAATATATTCAACCCAGCTCAAG TGAGTGCAGGGGATATGGTTGAAAGCGTTACACAGCCTTGTCCACCTTTGGCTGAGCTCTCAAGACCCCCTACTGAGACTGAG ACTGTGCATGACCCTGCTTAG